The following are from one region of the Methanospirillum hungatei genome:
- a CDS encoding 30S ribosomal protein S4 yields the protein MGYPGKNHKQYQTPKRPFELSRIEEETRLVIEYGLRNKREVWIAKGALRKYRKAAREIIALQSTGSEQVRVERKKEELIGSLQRSGMLGENADIDNVLALKVEQQLDRRLQTQVYRRGFARSPKQARQFITHGHIAIGGRRVTIPGYTVSAKEQEEISYSGSSPLVSDIHSERQRIAKVGR from the coding sequence ATGGGCTATCCAGGTAAAAACCATAAACAGTACCAGACACCCAAGCGTCCGTTCGAACTCTCCCGTATTGAGGAAGAGACCCGCCTTGTTATTGAGTACGGTCTCAGAAACAAGCGTGAAGTCTGGATCGCCAAGGGAGCTCTCCGGAAATACCGAAAAGCTGCACGTGAAATCATCGCTCTGCAGTCAACCGGTTCAGAACAGGTTCGGGTTGAGCGGAAGAAAGAAGAGCTTATTGGTTCACTGCAGCGCTCCGGAATGCTTGGAGAGAACGCAGACATCGATAATGTGCTTGCATTAAAAGTCGAGCAGCAGCTTGACCGGAGACTTCAGACCCAGGTCTATCGCCGCGGGTTTGCTCGTTCTCCAAAACAGGCACGTCAGTTCATCACGCATGGACACATCGCAATTGGTGGACGTCGTGTTACTATTCCAGGGTACACGGTAAGCGCAAAGGAACAGGAAGAGATTTCATACTCTGGTTCTTCACCTCTGGTCAGTGATATTCACTCAGAACGCCAGCGGATTGCAAAGGTTGGGAGATAA
- a CDS encoding DNA-directed RNA polymerase subunit D: MKIEFSSLEENAASFVLSDISIAFANALRRSMVSEVMAFAIEDVKIYDNTSALFDEILAHRLGLIPLVTDPDSYVPRSQCSCNGAGCPRCTVTLTMSVEGPGVVMSGDLISQDSVVRPAVDNIPIVKLEKNQKVVIEAQAYMERGMEHAKWSPTTVCGYKNYPIITPDERCDGCGLCVEVCPKEILQVKGSAIGVKDGALESCSLCRLCEQACLNSGIGDEPAIHIGMDDRRFLFTVESAGALPTVGIIKQGLLFLKNQSDELHDALSEIRG, encoded by the coding sequence ATGAAGATCGAATTCAGCAGTCTTGAAGAGAACGCTGCGTCGTTTGTGCTCAGTGATATCTCTATCGCATTTGCCAATGCGCTCCGCAGATCCATGGTCAGTGAAGTTATGGCATTTGCAATTGAAGATGTCAAAATTTATGACAATACCAGTGCACTCTTCGACGAAATTCTGGCTCACCGGCTGGGTTTAATCCCTCTGGTTACTGATCCTGATAGTTATGTTCCACGCAGCCAGTGTTCCTGTAATGGAGCTGGTTGTCCACGATGCACCGTTACTCTTACCATGAGCGTTGAGGGTCCGGGTGTTGTGATGTCTGGTGACCTGATATCACAGGATTCAGTAGTGCGACCGGCAGTAGACAATATTCCTATCGTAAAACTTGAGAAGAACCAGAAGGTTGTGATCGAGGCACAGGCATACATGGAGCGTGGAATGGAACATGCTAAATGGTCCCCTACGACGGTATGCGGATACAAGAACTATCCAATTATCACCCCTGATGAGCGGTGTGATGGATGTGGGCTGTGTGTTGAGGTCTGTCCGAAGGAAATTCTACAGGTAAAGGGTTCTGCTATCGGGGTAAAGGATGGTGCTCTTGAGTCTTGTTCTTTGTGCCGGCTCTGTGAGCAGGCATGTCTGAACAGCGGGATAGGAGATGAACCGGCCATTCATATTGGAATGGATGATCGGAGATTTCTCTTCACCGTAGAGAGTGCCGGAGCATTACCTACAGTCGGAATTATCAAGCAGGGACTGCTGTTTCTGAAAAATCAGTCAGATGAATTACACGATGCTTTGAGTGAAATTAGAGGGTAA
- a CDS encoding 30S ribosomal protein S13, whose amino-acid sequence MAQDDQEINYFVRVHNTDLDGTKPVLISLTGIKGVGRHTAKFIAETAGVEKNVLMGKLDEASVDRIREVISNYVDRIPVWMTNRPKDLYTGAKRHLLGADVSMTVDDDINLLKKIRAYRGIRHETGQKVRGQRTKSTGRTGLIVGVKRKKA is encoded by the coding sequence ATGGCTCAGGATGACCAGGAGATAAACTACTTTGTCAGGGTTCATAATACCGACCTTGACGGGACGAAGCCCGTTCTTATTTCCCTGACCGGTATCAAAGGGGTCGGACGACATACTGCCAAGTTCATTGCTGAAACTGCAGGTGTTGAAAAGAACGTATTGATGGGTAAACTTGATGAAGCATCTGTTGACCGGATCCGTGAAGTTATCAGCAACTATGTTGACCGGATTCCTGTCTGGATGACCAACCGCCCCAAGGACCTCTACACCGGTGCAAAGCGCCATCTGCTTGGAGCAGATGTCTCGATGACCGTTGATGATGATATCAACCTTCTCAAGAAGATTCGTGCATACCGTGGAATCAGACATGAGACAGGTCAGAAAGTCCGTGGTCAGCGTACCAAGTCTACCGGAAGAACCGGCCTTATTGTCGGTGTGAAGAGAAAGAAAGCCTAG
- a CDS encoding 30S ribosomal protein S11 has product MSEGKEKWGVAHIYASFNNTIITVTDLTGAETITKSSGGMVVKQDRNESSPYAAMQMAGNVAQAAREKGIVGLHVKVRAPGRGKQRSPGPGAQAAIRALARAGMRIGLIEDVTPVPHDSIRPKGGRRGRRV; this is encoded by the coding sequence ATGAGTGAAGGGAAGGAAAAATGGGGCGTTGCTCATATCTACGCGTCATTTAACAACACCATTATCACTGTAACGGATCTGACCGGTGCTGAAACGATTACGAAAAGCTCTGGAGGTATGGTCGTAAAGCAAGACCGTAACGAGAGTTCTCCGTATGCAGCAATGCAGATGGCTGGAAACGTGGCACAGGCAGCAAGAGAAAAAGGAATTGTAGGCCTTCATGTAAAGGTCCGTGCTCCAGGACGCGGAAAACAGCGTTCTCCAGGGCCGGGGGCTCAGGCTGCAATTCGGGCACTTGCCCGTGCAGGGATGCGTATCGGACTCATCGAGGATGTGACTCCGGTACCACACGACTCAATCAGGCCAAAAGGCGGGAGAAGGGGTCGTAGAGTCTGA